The genomic stretch CTAGAATCCAGTAGCCCGACAAATAAAGAAGGAACAATAACAGCTGCTAAGTATTCCTCGAGTCCGATTACCACCCCCATAAGAATAAAAGGGGTCTTTAACGGTAGGGATATAAACAATATCATTGAAGAAGTTGACATAAACCGGCTGGCTTCCGGAAAATCGGTCCAGAAAGGCCGTTTTTCTAAAGAAAGCCGTAAGCAAAAATCCCAGAGGGATTTTGATCAATCGGTAGACATACTTGCCCTGGCTCTTGAAACAGCAGGAATCAAAGCCGATAAACTTTTAGGAGTAACCTTTTATGACGAATATGATACCGCCGGGCATGTCTTAAATACTCTAAGTGACGGTCTTGATAAATATTACGCCGGGCAAGGCCGCGGTCTAATCATGGCTGTCGGGCCGATAGCCGGGGGCGCTGCCGGGGAGAAAGCTATGCAAGTCCTCATAGAGGAAGCGGCGCAGGGAAGATATAAAGATGTAGATTATCTGATAATCCAGGTAGATAAGAGCACCGGCAAGGGAAACAGCGTAAGATGGATGTTTGGAGTTGCCGACCGGCTCAAAGTAAAAGCCATGCTCCATGTCGATGCCGACTTATGGACTATGTATAAGGGGCAACCTTCCCAGGAGCAGTCCATAGATTGGCCCAAGCTGAGCATAAAAGATATAGAGGAAATGGAAGCCGAAGACGAAATAAAGGGAATAAGCCCTCGCTGGGTTAAGGAGTTATTGGAGCCGGCTCTCGATACCAAGATAAATGAGGGTAATGATAAAGTTTTTGTTTTACCTTATTATACAAGGTCAATATACGATGCTACCATTACCAAATTTTTAATGCGTATCTGGAGTGAAGTATTCTACCGCCGGAGGATTCAACAGCCGATAGGCGGCGATTTTGGATTTTCTATAGAATTAGTCAGGACTATTTTGGACAAAGAAAGCCTGTGGGAAGATCAAAACTTTTTAAGGTTCGGATACGATAACGTAGCCACCTGGATAAGCGTGGCTACCGGCGCTACCCTTTTTGAAACGGCCCTGGGCGAAAAACTCCATAAAGAGAGCGCCCGGATGAGGAAAGAATATTTAACCGACGAACAGGTAGAAGAGCTGATCAAGGCAAAAATATTAATAAAACGGAACGGAAGCTATATTTTTGCCATAGACAACCAGGATGCTTTAAGAGAGAGGATATTCGCTTACTCCGAAGAGCAGAAGAGAATCGATTGCCATACCGCCCTTGGTAATCTTCCGCCGTTTGAGGAGATAACGATCGAAGGCGGCAAGGTAATTCTGGAAGTAGATAATCTAAGGATAATGTTTGAGCAGGTATTGATGTCGGCTTACCGGGCCCTGGAGATGAATGCCGGATTTATCCAGGATAACCTCAACCAGGAGATAGAGGGCGTAGGCCAGTTAGGGCCGGAAGAGTTGCGGCTTAAGTTGCCTCCCGAGCTGGACTTGAACTTTGACGTGGTATACGATAAATTCAAGAAGGGATATCTAAGATACAAGAGTTTTATAAGAGAGGTTTTGGGAAAGGAGATAGCCCAGCAGATAGATGTTCAGGCCGATGAAAAGAATAAAGATAATTTTAAGATATCCGAGGACCTCTATGCCAGAATTTTCGTTATAACTATTTCTATGATAGAGAAATACAAGGAATACCGCTTAAGGGATTTTGTTGAAGTCTTTGAATGCCTCTGGCGGGCCCGCGTGGCAAGTTTTATCAAGGATATAAAAGACTACGAGCAAAAACAAGAGAAAATAAATCTCCGCACCGCATATTTTAACACTGTTCAGAAAGCGGCTCGCCATGTAAATAAGCAGATAGAAGTTGTTGAGCAGGCTTGGCGTAGTAAAGATAACCATACTACCCAAGAGAGGCTCATTAACCATATTAATGGTAATGGTTCCTCTAGCATATCTTCCAGCCCGCTTGTTCTTGGCTCCCTAGTTAATACCTTTAGCTCCAGCCGTCTCTCTCCAACCGATACGACCTTAGCCCTAGCTGACTCTGCCCATCTGCGCTTGACCGGACGTGCTCCCCCAATCTCCATACGATTTTTTGCTGAAAGAAGTTCTATCATCACTAAATTCGAATATGGATTTGATGAGAATAAATCTAAAAAAGGACTCAAAAAATTATCTATTTCTTCCAAGTTTAAATCCAGCAGCCCCATAAATTATGACGTTACTCCTGCAGAATACCAAGCGCAACTAGATAGGAATTTTGCGGCCAAAGATATTCAGGCAAAAATAAAGCTCGAATCCTCTCGGGCTAACTTAAACCAGATAATGAAGAAAAATGAGATAGCTTTCTTACCTGTTTCTTGGGGTAGTTTTGAACATTCCATATTCATCAGTGTTAATTTGAGCCATTCGCGAACCTTAAGAAACTACGCAGCAGGGATTCAAGCCGAGGTTTTGCATATTCTTAGACATATAGATAAAATAAGGCTTAATGATTTATCTAAGTTACACGCCACTTTAGTAAACAATATTATAGGCGATAATACCATAGATATCAGTAATAATGCGATGCGCGCCATTTATCAGCAGTATAGGGAAACCATTGAGGGCCTTGGTTCTTTTGAATTTGAGATTTACGGTCCCCATCTCATGCCGAATTTAGGTATTGTTCTTGAAGCAAAGACTTATACGCCCCATCTTAAGATTTTTAGAAAAGAAGCCCAAGAAATTTTAGACAAAACTACTCCACAAGAAGATGTTAGAAGCTCCGTTTCTGACATTATTCATATTTCTTTGGGTTATATTGTTGTCGCGCAGTCTCAGGAATTAAGAAGAATATATAGGCTGTTAGAGCAAGCAAGACGTAATGTTCTGCCATTTCCCGTTAAGGTCGATAAGATTCAAATTGTTAAGACTATTAACAAAACGATGTTAGATGATGGAGAAATAGCAGTCCGTTTAACTTCCAGTCCTGTTGTAGGTTCCCTAGTTACCGCAATTACATACCAGGATGTTCTAAATGAGCAGATCAACGGGCTTAAGAATCATTATTCTACCGCTCCCCCAGTCATTACTTCTTCACCCGTATCTAACGATAATAATCTCACCTCTGCCTTAGAATACTTTATTGAAAAATTAGGCTTAAGTAAATTTGACGTTATCCATATCAAAGGCCTCTATTATAAGTTTATCTCTCCTAAAGTTAAAACTGTCTTAAAGATTGCGGAAAACTTCTT from Candidatus Omnitrophota bacterium encodes the following:
- a CDS encoding UTP--glucose-1-phosphate uridylyltransferase; this translates as LESSSPTNKEGTITAAKYSSSPITTPIRIKGVFNGRDINNIIEEVDINRLASGKSVQKGRFSKESRKQKSQRDFDQSVDILALALETAGIKADKLLGVTFYDEYDTAGHVLNTLSDGLDKYYAGQGRGLIMAVGPIAGGAAGEKAMQVLIEEAAQGRYKDVDYLIIQVDKSTGKGNSVRWMFGVADRLKVKAMLHVDADLWTMYKGQPSQEQSIDWPKLSIKDIEEMEAEDEIKGISPRWVKELLEPALDTKINEGNDKVFVLPYYTRSIYDATITKFLMRIWSEVFYRRRIQQPIGGDFGFSIELVRTILDKESLWEDQNFLRFGYDNVATWISVATGATLFETALGEKLHKESARMRKEYLTDEQVEELIKAKILIKRNGSYIFAIDNQDALRERIFAYSEEQKRIDCHTALGNLPPFEEITIEGGKVILEVDNLRIMFEQVLMSAYRALEMNAGFIQDNLNQEIEGVGQLGPEELRLKLPPELDLNFDVVYDKFKKGYLRYKSFIREVLGKEIAQQIDVQADEKNKDNFKISEDLYARIFVITISMIEKYKEYRLRDFVEVFECLWRARVASFIKDIKDYEQKQEKINLRTAYFNTVQKAARHVNKQIEVVEQAWRSKDNHTTQERLINHINGNGSSSISSSPLVLGSLVNTFSSSRLSPTDTTLALADSAHLRLTGRAPPISIRFFAERSSIITKFEYGFDENKSKKGLKKLSISSKFKSSSPINYDVTPAEYQAQLDRNFAAKDIQAKIKLESSRANLNQIMKKNEIAFLPVSWGSFEHSIFISVNLSHSRTLRNYAAGIQAEVLHILRHIDKIRLNDLSKLHATLVNNIIGDNTIDISNNAMRAIYQQYRETIEGLGSFEFEIYGPHLMPNLGIVLEAKTYTPHLKIFRKEAQEILDKTTPQEDVRSSVSDIIHISLGYIVVAQSQELRRIYRLLEQARRNVLPFPVKVDKIQIVKTINKTMLDDGEIAVRLTSSPVVGSLVTAITYQDVLNEQINGLKNHYSTAPPVITSSPVSNDNNLTSALEYFIEKLGLSKFDVIHIKGLYYKFISPKVKTVLKIAENFFPSALLTEQERKEQLGAIDYNEIASDVANINAAKGVVITFNPMDGGLGTGVARNRYLAETIKRAVEPVSGKIKLGAKATDLFLDVTLKGKDASGNSKDFAEKLSIAEIKLLRAIKDASQFNSAVFQPLVNSDSAPSYIKFLNSIYLEDRIDDAKIQKRTYWQVMKEHNLNLIPGEEMLYQADLPIIDLENNNSLTDKYKAPGGHGQWGVRLLYGALQFTPSTTKDISIRAFYNGDGIANFPDAAIIGWMARNKVAIVMISTTKAGLDRKGGQIGIEKLPDGAVKVQMLELAQAKKPGKDHENLFYAIGLKGLDKVRVKDNVYINVPETQFFNTNIAIINYNVLTPVLQELSLLKNVEVDSELLSGNDLVERIITPDLIENVKDKDDGKKYTQLEGAIGSALLNLNAFFATTKDMRVKRILENNGIDKLLRIVNVVTPQRTRFFTPVKNAFDFWLQSSSDYYILDTEKWTLVNSQAGLVPPTVEITDSFYNEVQNVIDAFGKASTKGLKSLTIKGKVYLKDALLKGNVEIISEYQDIFDLNSVQGREQLDQRGVQQLILENVRIEINKEGVIIVARQSSSPVVGSLVGIVGASSPVDSAESLIEEKKSRLDESIKNYMKSKDMEYREEAVVGKPLFIPNLIRSLIIPSKEIDWDNLAAGKEFVWLPSKDLKYEFKIPTMSGWIENKQLNVEITHNLPSGPYRLSSEPIKNEAVAVLDIFFSEILRNSGKVLSGIVKKTVEDLSLLNLTVKETLLDPKSQKIAIEIANGGLKSKVVVEQIKIKYAKRIKEERIQNQK